From the genome of Rhizobium oryzihabitans:
AGGTCTGCGATGCGCAGCTGAAACTCAGGACCATGCCCTTCAGCGACATTCCGCTCGGTCCCATCGTGAAGAAGCGGGCTGAGGAAGTCGGCCTGATGGCGGCAATCGCCGCGGACGCGCAGAAATAAGCGTTTCCGGCCCTTCGATGCAGGACGTTTTCCCACCGGCCTGGTTTCGAAGCATGAAAATCGTGGGCTCGCGACAGCGGATCGGGCCTTCACCATTGCCAATCCGCACCGCGCGCTTTATTCCGCAACGCATGAAGTGGTTGTTCGCAACCGCTGTTGGATAGCCGCGACCGTTTCGATGGGGCCGGCTGCAAAGGATGACAGACGATGAAATCTGACAATGATGTGGTGATAACAGGGGTCGGCATCGTGACCTGTCACGGCGTCGGAAGCCAGGCGCATGTCGCGCTTCTTTCGGGAACGGCGGTGCCTGAGACGGTGGTCGAGACCGAAAAGTTCAAACCCTATCCGGTTCACCCCATGCCGGAAATCGACTGGTCCGCGCAGATCGCCAAGCGCGGCGACCAGCGCCAGATGGAAAACTGGCAGCGTCTCGGCGTGTTCGCCGCTGGTCTGGCGCTCGACGATGCCGGGCTGAAGGAAAATGCCGAAGCCTGCGCCACCATGGACATGATCGTTGCTGCCGGCGGCGGCGAGCGCGACATCAATGTCGATACGCTGATCGTCGACGAGGCGCTGAAGCGCAATGACCGCGAAAAGCTGCTGAACGAGAAGCTGACGACCGAACTGCGTCCGACGCTGTTTCTCGCCCAGCTTTCCAACCTGATGGCCGGCAATATTTCCATCGTGCACAAGGTTACCGGCTCTTCGCGCACTTTCATGGGCGAGGAAGCGGCCGGCATTTCCGCCGTTGAAACCGCGTTTCACCGCATCCGCTCCGGCGAATCCAGCCACGCGCTGGTGGGTGGCGCCTTCTCGGCCGAGCGTCCCGACATGATCCTGCTGTTCGAAGCCATCGGCGCACATGCGCAGGGGGGCTGGCAGCCGCTGTGGTCGCGTGGTGACCAGGACGGTGGCGGTATGATTTCCGGCTCGCTCGGCGCCTTCCTCGTGCTGGAATCGCGCAAGCACGCCCAGGAACGTGGCGCCCGGATCTATGCCCGCATCGACGCCATCGAGGGCGATCGCGGCAGCCGTGACGAAGGTAAGATGGAGAAGCGTATGGAGCGTCTCCTCGCTCCGGCAAAGGATAGTGCGGCGACCGTCGTGTTTTCCGGCGCAAGCGGTTATGACGAGGTTACCCAGCGCGAGAAGGATATTCTCGAAAAGGCTCTGCCGCAGGCCGTCATTCGTGGTTTTGGCGGTGTCACCGGCCATGGGCTTGAGGCGCAGTTTCCGCTTGGGCTCGCATTGGCTGCCCTGACGCTTGAAAGCGGCGCGAAGGTTCCGGCTTTCGATGCCGGCGCGGAAAAGCCGATGGGCGAGGCGGCTAGCGAAGCGGTCGTCACCACCGTCGGCCATGTGCGCGGCGAAGGTGTCGCCGTTCTGTCCCGTGACGTTTGAGGAGAAAAGACCATGACTTCCAATTTCAAGGATCATCTCGGTCGCCCGATCGTCGCCGTCACCGGCATGGGCATCATCACCTCGCTGGGGCAGGGGCTTGCCGATAACTGGGCGGCGCTGACATCAGGCAAATCGGGTATCCACAAGATCACCCGTTTCCCCACGGAGGGGCTTTCCACCCGTATCAGCGGCACGGTCGATTTCATCGACGTTCCCGCACCGAATTCCGTCGAACGCTCCTATGCCTTTGCGCGCGAGACGACCATCGAGGCGCTTGCGCAGGCCGGTATCTCCGGCGATTTCGACGGACCGCTGTTTCTGGCAGCGCCGCCGATCGAGCCGGAATGGAGTGCACGTTTCGAGCTTGCAGACCGGTCTCCGCCGGCCGCCCAGCCGGGTGACGCCTATGAACGTTTCCTGACGGCCTTCCGTCAGCGTCCCGATCCGGCGTTCCAGGAAGCTGCACTTTTCGGCGCGATTTCCGAACGTCTTTCCGACCGTTTCGGCACCCGCGGCCTGCCGGTAACACTCTCGACCGCCTGTGCATCCGGCGCGACTGCGATCCAGCTCGGCGTCGAGGCTATTCGGCAGGGCCGCACCGAGCGGGCACTGACGGTTGCGACCGACGGTTCGGTGAGCGCCGAGGCGCTGATCCGCTTTTCGTTGCTGTCGGCGCTGTCGACCCAGAACGACCCGCCGGAAAAGGCTTCCAAGCCGTTCAGCAAGGATCGCGATGGTTTCGTCATCGCTGAAGGTGCAGCCACGCTGGTGCTGGAATCGCTCGAAGCCGCCGTCGCACGCGGCGCCAAGGTTCTCGGCATCATCAAGGGTGCCGGTGAAAAGGCCGACAGTTTCCACCGCACACGTTCCTCACCCGATGGCGGACCCGCGATTGCGACGATCCGCGCGGCGCTGGCCGATGCAGGCGTGGCTGAAAGCGATATTGGCTACATCAACGCCCACGGCACCTCGACGCCGGAGAACGACAAGATGGAATATGGCTCGATGCTTGCCGTCTTCGGTGAGGGCCTGAAGAATATTCCGCTGTCGTCCAACAAGTCGATGATCGGGCACACATTGACGGCTGCAGGCGCGGTTGAGGCGGTATTCTCGCTGCAGACCATGCTGACCGGCACCCTGCCGCCGACGATCAACTACAACAATCCCGATCCCACCATTTCGCTCGACGTGGTGCCGAATGTGAAGCGGGACGCGACGGTGAATGCCGTGCTTTCCAACTCCTTCGGCTTTGGCGGGCAGAATGCAAGCCTTGTCATGACACGGGAACCGGCATAATCGGTTCCGCCAGACAGAAGCGTTTCCGGCCCGAACGGACGTCCGGAAACGCTCTCG
Proteins encoded in this window:
- a CDS encoding beta-ketoacyl-ACP synthase; this encodes MKSDNDVVITGVGIVTCHGVGSQAHVALLSGTAVPETVVETEKFKPYPVHPMPEIDWSAQIAKRGDQRQMENWQRLGVFAAGLALDDAGLKENAEACATMDMIVAAGGGERDINVDTLIVDEALKRNDREKLLNEKLTTELRPTLFLAQLSNLMAGNISIVHKVTGSSRTFMGEEAAGISAVETAFHRIRSGESSHALVGGAFSAERPDMILLFEAIGAHAQGGWQPLWSRGDQDGGGMISGSLGAFLVLESRKHAQERGARIYARIDAIEGDRGSRDEGKMEKRMERLLAPAKDSAATVVFSGASGYDEVTQREKDILEKALPQAVIRGFGGVTGHGLEAQFPLGLALAALTLESGAKVPAFDAGAEKPMGEAASEAVVTTVGHVRGEGVAVLSRDV
- a CDS encoding beta-ketoacyl-ACP synthase; the protein is MTSNFKDHLGRPIVAVTGMGIITSLGQGLADNWAALTSGKSGIHKITRFPTEGLSTRISGTVDFIDVPAPNSVERSYAFARETTIEALAQAGISGDFDGPLFLAAPPIEPEWSARFELADRSPPAAQPGDAYERFLTAFRQRPDPAFQEAALFGAISERLSDRFGTRGLPVTLSTACASGATAIQLGVEAIRQGRTERALTVATDGSVSAEALIRFSLLSALSTQNDPPEKASKPFSKDRDGFVIAEGAATLVLESLEAAVARGAKVLGIIKGAGEKADSFHRTRSSPDGGPAIATIRAALADAGVAESDIGYINAHGTSTPENDKMEYGSMLAVFGEGLKNIPLSSNKSMIGHTLTAAGAVEAVFSLQTMLTGTLPPTINYNNPDPTISLDVVPNVKRDATVNAVLSNSFGFGGQNASLVMTREPA